From Methylococcus capsulatus:
GTCCCAACATCAGTCTTCCTCTTCCGGGATCACGTGGCGCTGTTCCTCCGACAGCAGCAACTGCGCTCCCCGCGTCACCAGCGACTCGCCCGGCGCGATCCCCGACTCGACGAACCAGGCGTCGCCGTAGTCGCGATGAGCGTCGACCGGCCGCCGGACGAAACGGTCTTCCCCGGTCTGCAGGTACACCCAGGTCCGGCCCTCGTGCCAGATCTGCGCCGAGCGGGGGATGACGACACCGCTCAGCTTTTCGCCGGATGTCGGTATCCATGCCTCGATGCGCATGCCAGTGCGCAGCTTGCGGGCATCGGTGTGGAAGAACCAGGTTTCCCCCTGCACGATGTCGTCGGTCCGCGGGGCCGCCGAGACCAGTTCGGCGGGCTGCGCCGCCTGCCGGTCACCCTCACGCGCCACCATGATGCGGGAGGCGCCCGCAGGCAGGGCCTGGTCGTAGTGCAAGGTGACCAGGATCAAAACCCGGCGCCGTTGCAGCAGGTCGTCGAACAAACGGGAGTCCCCGGCCACGGCGGCCTTGAACAGCTCGGCGCCCCAAGCCTGTAGACCTTCCTCCTGCAATTCCCGGACATGCTGGCGCGCCGTCACGGCCCGCGCTTCGTCGGCGGCGAGTTGGGATTCCGCATGGATCAGTTCGCGGGTGGCGACGATGGCTTCGCTGTGCAGGCTGGCGAGCCGGTCACGGTTCTTGCGGGCGAGCCGCAGCGCGGCATCGGTGATCTTGGCCTCGGCCTGGGCAGCGCGGTAGCGCGAGCGCAGCTCGAGCAGCGGCTGGATGTCCACGATCCGGCCCAGTGACCTTGTTTCGGGCTGGTACTCGACGGCCTCCAGGATGCACGTTTCGATGCCGGCGAGTCGCTGCCGTGCGGGTTCGAGCACGACCCCGGTTTGCTGCACCGGCATGTCGAAAGCAGTCCCGGCCTCGTCGCCTGCACGCGCCGCCGCGGAAAAGACACAACAGAGCAGGACGGCCGCGCGCAGGGAGCAGGGCGGCGTCACGCGGGAAGGTGGCATCGGGAAGGAGCGGACGTTTACTCGAAAAGGACCAGCAGACGGTCGGTGGCGAAGGACGGGGGGAACCGGCCGCCATCGGCCGCGACAACGAAAACCTGTCTGGATCCGAGGAAAAAGACTATTATGGCGACTCCAATCTCAGCAGGTGTTCCCATGCAAATCTCCCCCCACAAGGTTGTTCTCATCCACTATACCCTAACCAACGACGAGGGAGACGTCCTCGATAGTTCCAGCGCGGACGAACCGCTGGCTTACATCCACGGTTTGGGCAACATCATTTCCGGCCTCGAAGAGGCGCTGACCGGCCGGGTCGTCGGCGACAGTTTCAAAGTCACCATTCCCCCGGAAGAGGCTTATGGCCTGCACGACGACAACCTGGTTCAGGCGGTGCCGCGGCACGCCTTCGAGGGCGTCGACGAAATCCTGCCTGGCATGCAGTTCCATGCCGAATCCAACGAAGGCATGCAGATCGTGACCGTGCTGGAAGTGCTGGAAGACGAGGTGGTGCTGGACGGCAACCATCCCATGGCCGGCATGACCCTGCATTTCGACGTCGAAGTCGCCGGCATCCGCGACGCCACGCCCGAAGAGCTCGAACACGGCCATGTCCATGGCCCCGGCGGTCATCACCACTGATTTGGCAAGGCTGGCGGCCCCGCAGTGAGCGGGGCCGCGCGAGGTTCTCAGTCGGCCAGGCGGGCCCACAGATCGTGCTCGTCCGCGTCCTCGAAGGTCGCGTTCACGAATTCGCCGACCTCAATGCGGGTGGCGCCATCGATGAACACCTGCCCGTCGATGTCCGGGGCATCGGACCGGGTGCGGGCGACCGCGCCCTCGTCCACCACTTCGTCCACCAGCACCGTCTCGGTCCGTCCGATTCTCGCCCGTAGCCGCGCCGCACTGATGCGTTCCTGTACCTCCATGAAACGGGCATGGCGCTCGGCTTTCACCTCGTCCGGCACCGGATCGGGCAGGGCGTTGGCCGCAGCGCCTTTCACCGGCGAGTATTCGAAGCAGCCAACCCGGTCGAGCTGGGCTTCCTCCAGGAAATCGAGCAGTTCGCGGAACTCGTCTTCAGTCTCGCCCGGGAAGCCGACGATGAAGGTGCTGCGCAAGGTGAGTTCCGGGCAGACCTCACGCCAACGGCGGATGGCGGCGAGGGTGTTTTCCGCCGCCGCCGGCCGTTTCATCGCTTTAAGGACCCGCGCACTGGCGTGCTGAAACGGGATGTCCAGGTAGGGCAGGAGTCGTCCTTCCGCCATCAGTGGGATTACTTCGTCCACGTGCGGATATGGATAAACGTAGTGCAGCCGGACCCAGACACCCAAATCGCCCAGCGCCCGTACCAGTTCCTGGAAGCGTGTGCGCAGCGGCCGTCCGCCCCAGAAACCGGTGCGGTAGCCCAGGTCCGCTCCGTAGGCGCTGGTGTCCTGTGATACCACCAGGATTTCCTTCACGCCGGCGGCGACCAGCCGCTCGGCTTCGGTCATGACCTCGCCGATGGGCCGGCTCACCAGATCTCCACGCAGCGCGGGGATGATGCAGAAGCTGCAGCGGTGATTGCAGCCTTCCGAGATCTTGAGATAGGCGTAATGGCGCGGCGTCAGCCGGACGCCTTGTGGCGGTACCAGGTCCATGAAGGGATCGTGCAGCGGCGGAAGGTGTTCGTGCACCACGTTCATGACTTCTTCATAGGCATGGGCGCCGGTCACCTGCAAGACCGCGGGGTGGCGTGCCTGGATTTCCTCTGGCCGTTCACCGAGACAGCCGGTGACGATCACCTTGCCGTTTTCCGCCAGCGCCTCGCCGATCGCCTCCAGCGATTCCTCGACCGCGGCGTCGATGAAGCCGCAGGTGTTCACCACCACCAGGTCGGCGTCCTGATACGTCGGCACGATGCCATAGCCTTCGGCGCGCAATTGGGTGAGGATGCGCTCGCTGTCCACCAGGGCCTTGGGACAGCCAAGGCTGACGAAGCCGATTCGGGGAGTTTTCATGTCGGGATAGATTTGGCCGCTCGATGCGGCGGGTTTGAAGTTTGGGAAGAACGACCCCTCATTTTAACGGCTGCTGCACCCGGAACTCTATGCTGGCATGCCTTGGTCGGGAATTCCGGGGTACACTTCACACTTTTGCTGTATCGGGCGCAAGGCGAGCAGCTCTGGAATGACTCATGTATTACCTCGAACCCAACAAAGACTACCGCAACGACTCCCTGCGCAAGGGCGCCGAATTTTCCGAAGCCGAAATCCGTATCGATACCGCCAAGCACTACGACGACTGCTACTGGGACTACCGCACCGCCTGGTTCGACAATGAAAACCTGGCGCTGCACTATGGTTACTGGGAAGAGGGGATCAAGACCCACAGTCAGGCCCTGATCAACAAGAACCGCATCATGGCTGCGATTGCCGAGATCAAGGCAGGCGACCACGTACTGGACGCAGGCTGCGGCATCGGCGGCAGCTCCATCTGGCTGGCCAAGCACATCGGCGCCCGCGCCACCGGTATCACCGTCAGTGAGCAACAGGTCGAGCACGCCAGGCGCAATGCGCGGCGGCATGGTGTCTCAGACAAGACCGAATTCCAGGTGGCGGATTTCTGCCAGACCCCGTTCCCGGACGCTTCCTTCGATGTGGTCTGGGCCGTCGAAAGCAGTTGTTATGCCACCGACAAACGCGATTTCTTCCGCGAGGCTTACCGGGTGCTCAAACCGGGCGGCACCCTGATCGCTTGTGACGGCTATGCCACCCGGCGCGAATTCGACGAAGCCGAATGGCGGGCGGTGATGGACTGCCTGAACGGCTGGGCAGTGCCCAACCTCTCCACCGTCGAGGAGTTCCAGGCCGGCATGGAGGAATGCGGTTTCTGTGGGGTCCTCATCACCGATGCGACCCGGGAAACCCTGCCCTCGTCCCGTCGCATGTATCTCACCGCGCGCTGGACTGCCCCGATGCAATGGGTCATGCATTGGCTAGGTCTGCGTAAAAAGGCCCAGACCGCCAACTACAAGGTGGCACTGGCGCAATGGAAGGTGTTCAACGAAGGTATGGTACGCTACTGCATTTTCCGTGCGACAAAACCCACGTAAGCCCGGGTCGTCGTGGGCCTAGGGCGTCGTTTCGGGTCGTTGGAAGCGCTTGTCCCCGCAGTCGCGACGATGGATTGCATATGTCCCCTCCTGGCTCGATCACCTTTGGGAAGGCGTGGCTTGCGGGACTTCTGCCGCCGACCGTCCTTCCCGTTTCTACCAGTTCCAGCAATCGGCAACGGAACCCGAGCCGGACTTTCCTTTCACACCCACGGAGTTCAGAGTGAGATTGCCGCAGCGTGCGTCAGTGTGCGGACTCTGCGGCGTCGCTTGCAGCGTGAAGCCATTGGCGTCTGCGGCAGTCACGGAAATGACGTAATGGCCTTCGTCGGATTTCCCGTTGGATGCGAAACCGAGTCTGGTGACGTCGCTCGTATAGGTCTTGTTGTCCAAAAAATACTGTTCCTCGCGTGCGGCGGCCCGCAGCAGGGCGGCTTTGCCGTCGGCGCGGCGGGTCCGGACGAGGTGTTCCTGGTACGACGGGTAGGCGATGGCGGCGAGGATGCCGATGATGGCCACCGTGATCATCAGTTCCATCAGTGAGAATCCCCCGCCGCCTGCCGGCCGGAGGAAAGCGCTCCGGTTTTCGCTCCATTCAGTCATGTCCGTTCACTCCTTTTCGTACCAATAGAGCCGGTTGATGCCGGAATTGCCGACCGGCCTAGACAGGTCTGGATTCGCCGGCAGGTTGCCGGCGGTGATGTAGAGTTTACCGCTGACGGCGACAGTGACGGGGTCGCTGGGCAAGCCCCGGCCGGTGGCGGTGAAGCGCTCGTTGGCCGTGGTCGCCACGTTGAAGTTGAAAACGCCGGCCGCGTCGGCAAGACGTATGACATACGTCAGCGACTCGCCTTCGTTGGGTCCGCACTGTCCAGAAACGCTACCGCCCTGAGGCGCATAGGTGCTGAAATAGACCGAGCCATTGTAGGTGAGGGAGCTGGAGAGCACTTTTTCGCCACTGGCTGAACTGCCGATGTCGATGTACCAGCCGGATTTGTCGCCATGGACGGTGGTCGAGCTCGTCAGATTATCGAGATCTGCCAGGGTCTTGACCGGTCCCGTCGGCGGCGAGCCGCTGGTGAGGTAGGTATCCTTGAACATATAAAACTGGTTCTGGACGTTGGTATCGAGTGGGTGCTCGCGGTCGCCGGAGCCGATCAGCACGGCATCGAAGCGGCTTGAGCCGGCAGGGGAAGGCACGAAGTCCGGGCGGTGGAAGAAGCGCCGGTCCGGCTGTCCGGCATGGCGCCCAACCGAGAGCACGGGGGTGAGGGTCCAGTGGGCGGGCTCGTTGTAGGACGTGGTGCCGTCCGGTTTCACATAGGCCAGGTCGGCGCGCCAGAGCACCCCGCCGGTGTCTCCGACATACAAGCGGTCCACCATACCGTTGTCGTCGGTATCGATCGCCGTGACCTTGGAGGGAATGCTGTCGGCCAGTCCGGCATGCTGGAACGTTGTCGCCGATGTGCCCCCCGATCCTTTGACTGCTTTCCAGACCAGCGCGCCGGTTTTGGCATTGACGATGTAGATCGCGTTGCCCTCGGTGTCGTCGGTGCCGATCGCCGCGTTCCGGGCGTTCGCGGCGCTGGCTTCGTCCTTGTGGGTGCTGTAGCCACCGCCGAAGATGAGCACGGGTTTGCGGCCTTCGCCCCAGTCGAGCTGGGCGATGGTGGGATCGGAGAAGGTGTAGCCGAGTTCGTTGAAGTTTCCGCTGGCGTCGTTTTTCTCGATCGTCCAGAGCATCCTGGGGGTGTCGGGATCGGTGATGTCGAGCGCGTAATAGCCCTTGCCGCCGCGGCGCATGCCGATGAAGGCGATGACCTGGTCGGCGCCGTTCACGGTGCCGTCGCGGTCCATGTCGTTGACATAGACCGCCGCGGTGCCGTCGAGCCCGTAAACATGGGAGGTCGCCGCACCGTTGTCCGAGAGCGGTTTTAGATTGCCGAGCAGCCGGCGGGGGATGAAGGCCCAATCCTCGACGCCGCTGGGCGTTTCAGTGGTGGTGCCTCCCGAAGCCGAATTGCGGAACATGTGCAGGAAGCCGTCGTTGCCGGAGACCAGGATCCGGACGTCCTGAACGTCCCGCGAATAGCCGCTGCGTGCGCCGTAGTTGAGCGGCACGGCAGCCGAATGCAGTGGATCGGCCATCAGCCATTTACGCTTGGCCTGGTTGGCGGGCGATGCCCAGGGGTGGGCCTCGGTGTAGTTGCCGTCGCCGTCCTCGTCGTTGGCATCCTGTCCCCGCGCGAATTTGAGCAGTTTCACGGCCGTGGCCTGATCGTCGCTGCTGGCGGCGCTGTAGCTCGCGGCATTGCTCCACACCTCGCCGCTTTTCGCCCCGTTCAGACGGAGCGTGTTCCATAGCGCGGCCGCAGTGGTCGAATCGGCGTTCAGTGCGCGCAGGGCCGTCGCCGTGCCGTTGATCAGACTGTCGGGTTCGGTATAGAGCTTCCGGGCGCCGCTGGTGGAGTTGCTGTCGCCGGGCGAATTCGTCAGGAATCCAGGGATTCTTTGGCCGCCGCCGCCGCGGCCCACGCTGCGACCGTCCTTCCCCACCACCTCGCCCTTGGTGGTATCGGCATAGGTCTGCACGTCGAAGCCGGATGCGCTGGTCCAGTAGGTGAGCGCTTCATGCTTGATCCTGCCGTCGATGGGAGAGATCGCTTCGATCGGCGGACTGGAGGCATCCAGGACCTGGAGTCGATGCGTGGTGGGATCGGATGCCAGCTTGAGCCGTTTCAGATTGCCGTTCCAGCGGGGCGCCTGTTCCGGCTGGAAGATGGAGAAAAAAGCGTGATTCAGCGACTCCGTGCGGTTGAACACGTTGACCGGCGAGGCGGCCGAGACAAAGGTGGTGCTCACGCTCAGCACTTCCTTGAAGACCTCTTTGAGGGAGGCGATCAGCACAGTGGGATCGGTGCTCAGCGGCAGCGCATGGTTGGTTCCGCCGGCGGTCGCGTAACTGTTGGTCGTGGTGTTGATGTGCGTAGGAGCGACGAAGAAATACGAGGTGACGTTCTGCACGTCTTCCAGGTTGCCGGCGCTGCCATAGGTGCCGTCCGCCAGGTCGGCGTCGCGCATCCAGCGGATGACGTTGGCAAAGGCGCTGTTGCTGGTGCCGGGATTGAGGCCGTTCATGCCGCCCGAACCTTTGCTCTGCCTGATCGAGTTGTCGGAGTCGTTGTCCTTGTTGGAGACCTGGAACATGAAGTTGATCATGAACACTTTGGAGCAGTTATCCACCAGTGGGCTCACGTAATTGGTGCCGTTTTCGATGCTGCTGTCCCATTTGAGCAGCCGGTCGTCGAAACTCGTTCCGGGGTTGTCGACGTCGAGGTTGTCGTTCCGGTTGCTGTCGCCGTAGTCCTGCCAGCCCTTGTGGCCGTTGAAGATAGCCTGGCCGGTCAGGTAGCGGAACAGCTCGAAATAGAGCTCCTTCCCCTGGAAGTCGTGGGCCAGGTTGCCCTGGGGTACGGGAATCCGGGCCAGGGCGTCGTGGAAGCGCGCCTTGTCGGTGCTGAAGCCTCTCAGCACGTAGGCGCCGTTGCTGCACTGGCCGCTGGGGCCGGCGCCGCACTGGCCGGTGGTGGAGTCGTTGTGGTTGATCATGAGCCCCACTTTGACGTCGGCGAGTTCAGTGCCGAGATCGTCCATGGTCTTGCGCAATGCGGCGCGGATCAGGTCGAAATGAGTGACGTCGCCGCTCGAGGGGAGATAGGTCGTTCCCGAACTGGGGGACACCGTCGTCCTCAGCGAGCGGCAGTCGTCGCCGTGTTCGTGATCGTCGTCTTCATGTTCATCGACGCCTCCCAGGTCATCGCCGCTTTGGGCACCGCTTTCGTCATGGTGTTCATCATCATCTTCCTCACCGCTTCCCTGGCATACCGGTGCGCCCAGGTTCGAGCGGTAGTCCAGGCTGAACATCACCAGCGGTTTCCCGCCCAGCGTGCCGCCGCCAGCGAAATAGATGTCGGTATCGTCCGCCCGGCTGACGCAGAAGGGGGCGGCGATCAAGAGCAAGACGAGGGCGGGTCGGATTTTCATTGTTCTTCTCGGGATTTGACGGGTAGGGCTAAGGGCCGGGAGCGGGTGTCGGCGTCGGGTCGGGAGTTTCGCTGTCGTAGCGCACCGAGCCGCTGGAGACGATGGTGCTGCGCACGGCGGATACCACACCGGCGCGGGTGGCATCGGTGGACGATCCGGCGGTCGTGCCATCGTAGTCGCTGTCGATGACGCGCTCGAAGACCTTGTTGCCCTCCTCGCTCTTGGAAGAGCCGAACGCGACGCTGCCGCGGACCCGGACGTGTACCGGCGGTGTGGTCAGCGGTGACGGAAGAGCCGGCAGCGACAGGCCGTTGCAGGTGCCGTAGGGATAGCTTACGGTGCAACGTACATTGTTGCCCATCCGGTCCAGGTTGAGATCGATCGCTTCCGCCGCGACGTAGTCGGAAGCCGCCTGAGCCTGCTGCAGGCCGTTGATGCGAGCCTCGGCGTTGCGTGCCATGCGGACGCTGGTGCTGCTGGAATGGATCGCCGCGATGCCCAGTATTGTCAGCACGATGGTGAACAGCAGGCCGACGACCAGGGCCGCGCCGTTCTGTGGGCTTCTTTGCCGGGTCACCGGGTCTCTCCCTTGCCACGAAGGATTCAGTGATATTGCTGGTTCCGCAACTGCACCGTGGTCGTGAACACTTTTCGGCGGAAGTGGTCACCGAACGGCCCCAGGGTCACTGCGCCGAATGTATAAGTCTTGTCATCAGTGTAGTTTGAATCCGATTCCATGCTACGCACCAACACGTGAACCCTGGCGCTGACGGCGCAGTCGAGCTCGTCGAGGTGGGCGGGAGTGATGGCACCGTAGTCTTCCCTGGACAAAAGGTAGAAATCCGGAACGCCGTCCATATTGTCGCAGTCGTTGGTTACGTCGAGGTCGGGGTCGTCGATGCCGAATTCGATGTGGAAGTATTCGATGCCTTCGACGAGTTCGCCCGGTTCGTCCTCGATTTTTGGCGTTGTTTTGCCGTCTTTGGTTTCACGGGTCAAGGTTTTTCGCATCAAGCGGGGAATGCAGCGGCCATCGTTTGGCTTACTAGCGCAGATAGCAGGGCGGAGTTTCGTGTCGATGTAGTAGATATGGACGATATACCGCCAATAGGCCGCGGAGCTGAAACTGACCGGACAGTCGGGCGGAACCGGAGACTGAATGAGGCTGCCGCTGGAGCCGCCGGTTCGCAGATAGATCAATCCAGCGAAACGGTCGTTTCTTTTGTCCTCTTCGGTCTGACAATGGACGGGCTTACCTTCGGCATGCCTAAGGGCGAGCAGATTGGTTCCAGGCTTGAGATAGTCGTTGGAGTTGAAGCAAGGCCAATCGGCCGGTATCGAGTCCGCCGACGGAGCCATGAGGTAGTGCGTGGCCGGAGACGAGGACGTCGTCGTGGTCGTCCAGTTGGTTCCGCAGTCATTCTGGACGCTGATGGCCGAGGCGGAAGGGCAGCGGCTCAGGTCGTTGCAATCGGCGCCACCCCAGAATCCCGCCAGCGCCAGGTCGCTGGTCAGCAGGTTGAGGGCGAAGCGCCCGTTTTCCTGCATCAGCGCGAATTGTTCGTTCTGGCGATAATTGGTCTTGTGCTGCACGAACAGACTGCCGATGGCGCCGACCACCAAAAGGCCCAGCGCCATCGATATCAGCAGTTCCACCGTGGAAAACCCCGGCGGGTCGTCACGGGTCGGAATCTTCATTTCAGACGCATCCTCCGCTGATGCCTTCCCGGCAGATATAGGTGCTGAGCCGGAAGATCCGGCGGTATTCGTTGTGGGCCCCGTATTGGCCGTTGCCACAGGTGTCGGAGGCGTTTTCCGAGCCGGCTTCGGGCAAGAACGGCTCACGCCCGCGCCAGACGATGGTCACGGTGTACTGGCCGGAGCCGCCCGCATTGCTGCTGGTCACACACAGCGTGGGGTTGGCCAACCCACCCACCTTGGAGGTGTTCGCGCCGGTTCCGGTGGTTTCGGTGGCGCCCAGCAGACTGCGCTGGAAGTCGCGGCGGTCGCAGGCCGCGAGGTTAGCCGGAGTCGTGCAGTCGAGCGAGTCGCTGAACGTGGTGTTCGCATCGAGGGTCGCAGCGTAATGGGCCAGGGCTTGGGTATTCAGCCGCATCCGCTCCAGCACGTCCTGCGCGATGGCTGCTGCCAGGCTGCGCTGGGCGGATTCGAACGCGGTTTTGCGGGCAGTGATCTGCAGGGCGGCGAGTCCCAACAGCGCCACCGCGAAGACGAACACGCTGATGAGCACTTCGATCAGGGTGAAGCCGTTAGGGTGAGACCGCTTCATTGGCAGTCGCTTTCGGAAAGATTGACGCCATTGCTACCCTTTTCCTGAATCTGGTTGCCGTCGTCGTCGCGGGTGGTCCGCAAGCGTCCCGTCATCGCCAGCACCAGGCCTCGCGCCTTGGTGTAACCGCGACTGTCGCAGAAGATGAAGGTGCCGTTGTCCACACCGCTCAGGAACCCGTTGCCGCCGTAAACCACCCGGTTGCTGCCGGTGTACTTGATGGTCATGGTCAGCGACGAAGAAACCGGGTCATGGATTCTCAGTACGGTTGCATCGGCCACCACGATCCAGCCGTCCGTCCAATTCTTCGAGTCGTCGCAGGCGGTGCCGCCGGTGTTCCGCTTGCATACTGTGACCGTGCTGTTGCGCTTCACGGCTTCACTGCGGGCATAGCTCAAGTCGGCCACCAGCGAATTGATCTGGGCTGCCATGCGGTTATCCAGGATCAGATCGCGGAAACCGGGTATGCCCACGGTGAGCAGGACGGCGGCGAGGGCGATCCCAATCATGAGTTCGATCAGGGTGAAAGCGGCGGTTCTGCGCATCGGCGACCTCAGGGGTAGTGAACGCATGAGTTTTAAGCCCCTTCCCGTCGGTAACGTTTGATCTACGACACCAGATTGAGAAATCCCGTCACTTCTTCCCGGTCGTGGTAGAGCTGGCGGAATCTCAGGCGGTGGAACACCCCTTTCCCGGCTAGCCGTTCCTCGATCAGGTCGCGGCAGCGTTCGACTTCTTCGTAGCGCTTGTTCATCGGCAATTTTAGATTGAACACGGCATAGCGGAAGGCGCCGTCGGCCGCCCAGTCGGCCACCAGCCGAGCGATCCGCGAGGGCTGTTCCACCATGTCGCAGACCAGCCAGTCGACCGGCCTGGAAGGCCGGAAGCGGAAACCGTCGGTGCGCAAATGGGTCACCAAACCGGAGTCCAGCAGCACCGGGGCCAGGTTGCCGTTATCGACCGCAGTGGTACGGATGTGGCGCCGCACCAGTTGCCAGGTCCAGCCACCGGGGGCGGCGCCCAGATCGACGGCGCTCATGCCTGGCCTGAGCATGGTTTCGGGCCGGTCGACGAACACCAGGAAGGCTTCTTCGAGTTTGAGGGTGGAGCGACTGGGGGCGGAACGGGGGAACTTGAGGCGGGGGATGCCGCAGGGCCACGGAGCTGAATCGCCCGGCAAGGTGTAGCCGAGGTACGCGGCGGTCGAAGTCAGAAAGAAGACGTGCAGGCGCGGGGCCTGCGGCCCGCCGCTCAGTAAGTCGGCCGCGGCAGCTGCGAACGGATGCTCGAATTTGCGGGTGAAAACGGCCAGTTCCTTGGCCTCATTGGTATCCGCGGTTTCCAGCCAGAGCGTCGAATAATGTCGCTGCAGGCTGGCTGCCGCACCGATGAGCGGGGTGATCCGGTCGTCGACCGGGAGGTCGGACAAGGGGCCGATGGCGAAAATCCGCTGGCGGGCGAATATCAGCGCATCGAAGTGCAGGCTGGCGGCCTGGGTCGCCAGGACATTGGGCTCGTGCGCCACGAAGACCACATGGGCCGAGTTCTCCTTTGCTCGGATGTAGCCGGAAACTCCTGCCGCCAGGGTGTGGGCCTGGATTTCGCTTGCGCACTCCTTTTCGAAGCCGCGGCGGCAGTAGAGCAGGATCGATGAGGGGGATGTCAAGGCTTTACCTGTGGCCGGGCCTGGTTTAAGTTGCAAAACGGCGAAAGCCGCGCATTCTAACCGACATTCTCCGTTCCGACCGTGAGTTCCCCCCCTATCCTGGCCGACCGGATCGGCAAGAAGTTTTCCCGCTCCCTGGGTCATTCGTTGTGGCATTCCGCCCAGGATCTGGGGCGGCGTCTGGTCGGGCGACGGCCGGCGCCGGTGTTGCGCGCCGGCGAATTCTGGGCAGTGCGGGACGTATCCCTCACCGTCGCGGCGGGCGAATGCTTAGGCCTGATCGGACCCAACGGCGCAGGCAAAAGCACGCTGCTGCGGATGCTTGGCCGCGAATACCGTCCGGACGCCGGCCGGGTCGAGCTGCGGGGGGCGGTGAAATCGCTGATCCGCTTGGGGCACGGGCTCCAGCCGATGTACAGCGGGCGCGAAAACGTCTATCTCAAGTGCGCGGAACTGGGGCTGTCCAAGCGCGACACCGACGCCAGACTGGACGAAATCGTCGCCTTCGCTGAACTGGAGGCGGCGCTGGAGCGCCCGGTCAAGCAATATTCCGACGGCATGTACGCCCGTCTGGAATTCGCCATCGCCACCTGTATGCCGATTGATGTCCTGCTCATCGACGAAGTGCTGGCGGTGAGCGACGTCGCATTCCAGTTGCGATGTCTGGAGCGGCTCGAGACCCTCAAGCGCGAGGGCAGCGCTCTGGTGTTCGTCTCTCATTCCGAGATGAATCTGCGCCAGGTGGCGGACCGCTGCCTGCTGCTGTTCGACGGCCAGGCCATGGCCGAGGGACGGCCGGAAGCCGTATTGGGGAAATACTATGAGGCAGTGGGCTATTTCAATCGCGATCTGAAGTCTTGCGGTGTCCTGCCGGCCAGGCCCCCCGACGCTTCGGCCGGGCTGGACTTTCCCGGGCCGGCCCCCGAGTCCCTTCAGGCTGTTCCCGGCCAGCCGCTGGCGTTCGAGCTGGAATACCGGGCCGAGCGGAATTTCGAGTTCGTGGAGCTGCGGCTCGAATTCTGGAACACGGCAGGTCTGCTCGTGGCCAGCACGCTGGCGGCGGGCGGCCGGCCATGCCTGACCAGGGGGCGGGGGCGTTTTCGGGTGGAACTGCCTTTCCTCGGGCTGGGAGCCGGGATTTACGATGTTGCCGTGTCGGCGAGGGCGGGCGGACGCAACTTGGCGTACAAGGGGGCGGTCCGGCGCATCCAGGTGCTGCAGACTGCCTGCGACCGCCCCGGCGGCTTCGGCGTCATCGAAGCGCATATCCGGACGGCGCCGTCGGGCAAGACGTTTTGAACATCCGCTACGGGAGACAATCTCAGTGATCAAGGAACAGTGTGTGATCC
This genomic window contains:
- a CDS encoding efflux RND transporter periplasmic adaptor subunit — its product is MTPPCSLRAAVLLCCVFSAAARAGDEAGTAFDMPVQQTGVVLEPARQRLAGIETCILEAVEYQPETRSLGRIVDIQPLLELRSRYRAAQAEAKITDAALRLARKNRDRLASLHSEAIVATRELIHAESQLAADEARAVTARQHVRELQEEGLQAWGAELFKAAVAGDSRLFDDLLQRRRVLILVTLHYDQALPAGASRIMVAREGDRQAAQPAELVSAAPRTDDIVQGETWFFHTDARKLRTGMRIEAWIPTSGEKLSGVVIPRSAQIWHEGRTWVYLQTGEDRFVRRPVDAHRDYGDAWFVESGIAPGESLVTRGAQLLLSEEQRHVIPEEED
- a CDS encoding FKBP-type peptidyl-prolyl cis-trans isomerase codes for the protein MQISPHKVVLIHYTLTNDEGDVLDSSSADEPLAYIHGLGNIISGLEEALTGRVVGDSFKVTIPPEEAYGLHDDNLVQAVPRHAFEGVDEILPGMQFHAESNEGMQIVTVLEVLEDEVVLDGNHPMAGMTLHFDVEVAGIRDATPEELEHGHVHGPGGHHH
- the rimO gene encoding 30S ribosomal protein S12 methylthiotransferase RimO — its product is MKTPRIGFVSLGCPKALVDSERILTQLRAEGYGIVPTYQDADLVVVNTCGFIDAAVEESLEAIGEALAENGKVIVTGCLGERPEEIQARHPAVLQVTGAHAYEEVMNVVHEHLPPLHDPFMDLVPPQGVRLTPRHYAYLKISEGCNHRCSFCIIPALRGDLVSRPIGEVMTEAERLVAAGVKEILVVSQDTSAYGADLGYRTGFWGGRPLRTRFQELVRALGDLGVWVRLHYVYPYPHVDEVIPLMAEGRLLPYLDIPFQHASARVLKAMKRPAAAENTLAAIRRWREVCPELTLRSTFIVGFPGETEDEFRELLDFLEEAQLDRVGCFEYSPVKGAAANALPDPVPDEVKAERHARFMEVQERISAARLRARIGRTETVLVDEVVDEGAVARTRSDAPDIDGQVFIDGATRIEVGEFVNATFEDADEHDLWARLAD
- a CDS encoding SAM-dependent methyltransferase, encoding MYYLEPNKDYRNDSLRKGAEFSEAEIRIDTAKHYDDCYWDYRTAWFDNENLALHYGYWEEGIKTHSQALINKNRIMAAIAEIKAGDHVLDAGCGIGGSSIWLAKHIGARATGITVSEQQVEHARRNARRHGVSDKTEFQVADFCQTPFPDASFDVVWAVESSCYATDKRDFFREAYRVLKPGGTLIACDGYATRREFDEAEWRAVMDCLNGWAVPNLSTVEEFQAGMEECGFCGVLITDATRETLPSSRRMYLTARWTAPMQWVMHWLGLRKKAQTANYKVALAQWKVFNEGMVRYCIFRATKPT
- a CDS encoding type IV pilin protein, whose protein sequence is MTEWSENRSAFLRPAGGGGFSLMELMITVAIIGILAAIAYPSYQEHLVRTRRADGKAALLRAAAREEQYFLDNKTYTSDVTRLGFASNGKSDEGHYVISVTAADANGFTLQATPQSPHTDARCGNLTLNSVGVKGKSGSGSVADCWNW